In the Saccharococcus thermophilus genome, GAGAATAAGCATTTCCTAGAATTCGTTCGATAAACTTGCCAATTTCCCGTGTACTCATGCCACTTTGATACATCCTAATGATGGCTTCCTCCAGCCAGCCGGTGTGGCGTTGATAAGGGGCAAACAACTGTGTTTGAAATTCCCCGTTTCGGTCTCTTGGAACCAAAAGACCCTCAATCCGGCCATATTGCGTATCTAGATTTCGCTGATAGTAGCCGTTTCTCATATTCGGCGTTCCAGCCTGTTCGATTTCGAGGAAATGTTTGATTTCTTCCCGCATAATCAGCTCTAATTTTTCCTTCACAAACTGACGAATGACACTTTCCAGTTGATTTGCCCAGTCGACATTCGGTATACTTCTTTTAGACATAGGTAGGGTACTCCTTTCTCTAAGATTTTTGGTCCAATCAGAGAATACCCTACCTTTTTTCTTTTGTTCTAGCAAAATGCTTTACACAAACTTTTATACATCATCGGCAAGATTGGTATATTAGAAACATTGAAATTATTAAATGACAGTAGTGTAATCCCTTTTTTGAAAACTATTCTTGAAGATGAAACAGAGATATTTTTTGTTAAAGCTTATGCAGAAAGTGTATTGGATTTTTTAGAGGGTAAGGAAACTCAATTAAAAAGAAAGATTCACAATTTATCTAAAAAAAGTGGTACGAATTTAATCGCAGACATAGCTATGATAGGAGTAATTAGCAATTATAATGCTATAAGAGAATTAGACAAAATCAAGACGAATAACAAAGAGGTACTGGAACAAATCAAGGTAGCAAAATTACAAATAATGTGTGGAATAGAAGAAATAATCAAGGAGTACAGAAAACCAGATTCCCGTTATTCTCATAAAGCATTAGCAGAGGCTATTTATCATTCATTTGATCATCCAGAAGCATCAAAAGTTATAATAGAAGATCTCTTTAGTGAGGAATTTGAGCGTATTTTTAGTGCCGTTACTCTACTTGCTTTCGCGGGAAAATTTCCTAAGGATAAAGTTACCAGGGATGTAGTAAATAAGTTCTTTGAAATTTTAACGGGTGATTTTAATACAACACTAAAGAATCATGCCATACTTGCAATAGGTAGATATGGAAATACTGATGATGCATCAAGGCTTGAAAGAATTGTTGAGGAAAAAAAGTATTTAACAAAAAAGAAATTTTGGAAATGGCTAAGTGAAAGCGCACTATTAGACGATATCAAAATCACAATAAAGAAATTGAAACAAAAGAAATAGACGATTCACACTCTAAATGAGTAACAAGGAAACATTGTGTTCCGTTACCAATATGATTCGTGGGGGAACATTCTTTCCCAATCCGACGCCTTGGCGGAGGAAAACCCATACCGATATGTGGGATACCAATATGACCAAGAAGCGGCTCTCTATTACTTAATTACCCGATACTATCATCCAACGCATGGCGTGTTCCTTTCCTTGAATCGAGATTCAGGGGATGTGGACGATATCCTCATGCAGAATGGGTATGCGTATGCGAACAAACAGCCCAATGATAGTTCGGATGGGGGATCTGTGCATGCTGTAGGGCTTTATTTTGTTCGTATGAGTAAAAGGTTTGTTAGGGAAAATCCGTTCCCTTCTTCATCGGAGGAGATGGGTAAAAGCGAATCGCATAAAAAGGACTCCCTTCTTGTAAGATGGCAAAAAACAAACAGGGGGTAACAGATGCCTATGCAAAAAGATAATACCGTTCTCCGCCTGTCGCCAAGCCTAAAAGAATAAGAAGGGGAATTGTTCCGGTTATTGCGGAAATGCTTCGCAAAATGAATGGAGATGGGGATCATTTGGCGTGGTTTAGCGTGGTACTGGTGAGGGAAAACGCTTGACTAAATCTGTAAATAACATTTCCTTCAAAAATTCTCCTCCAACATTTTGAATCAGTCGGCATAAAGTTTATGGTTGACGTCACGGCCAATGAGGAGTAAACTACTAATAACTTCACTTCTCTACCATATTAGCAAACTAAAGCATTTATTATAAAGGACGTGTGAACATGTCAAAAAAGTTGTTTATGTTTGAAAAACCGTTAGGCATGCGCGATACGTTGCCGTTCTTATATGAAATGAAAAAACGTGTCCGCCAAGCGATGGCGGATGAAATCGAAAAGTGGGGATATGAGTTTATTGAAACGCCGACGCTGGAGTATTACGAAACAGTCGGTTCGGTTTCGGCGATCGCGGACCATCGGCTGTTTAAACTGCTCGATCAGCAAGGGCATACGCTGGTGCTTCGCCCGGATATGACGGCGCCGATCGCAAGGCTGGCCGCTTCCCGGCTTTACAAAGATGGCAATCCGCTCCGCCTTGCCTATAACGCAAACGTGTTCCGCGCCCAGCAGCACGAGGGAGGGCGTCCGGCGGAGTTTGAACAAATCGGTGTTGAATGCATCGGGGATGGGACGATCGCGGCCGATGCGGAAGTGATTAGCTTAATGATTGCCATGCTTAAACGCGCCGGACTGCAGCATTTTACTGTTACGATCGGCCATATTGGCTATGTCAACGCTTTATTTTTAGAGATTTTAGGAAATGAAGAGCGGGCTAGCGTGTTGCGACGCTTCTTATATGAAAAAAATTATGTTGGCTATCGCGAACACGTCCAATCACTGCCGCTTTCCTCCATTGACCAAAAACGCCTGCTTCAGCTTCTTTCGCTGCGTGGCTGCGGCATGATGCTGGAAGAGGCGAAAGAAGTGATCCATTGCGAAGAAGGAAAGCGCGCTGCAGAGGAGCTCGACTCGCTGCTTCGCGCGCTGAACATGTACGGAGTCGCCGATGAGGTGAAATTCGATTTGACGCTTGTCAGCCATATGAGCTATTATACGGGCATTTTATTTGAAGTGTACGCCGAACAGGTTGGTTTTCCGATCGGAAATGGCGGCCGCTATGACGACCTATTGGAGAAGTTTGCCCGCAAAGCTCCGGCGACTGGCTTCGGCATTCGCGTCGATCGGCTTATCGAAGCACTTGGCGAATCAGAAGCGGAGCCGAACATCGAGTGCATCGTATTTAGCCAAGAGCGGTTTGCCGAGGCGATTGAATTGGCTGTCGCCAAGCGCCGCGAAGGGAAACGCGTCGTTTTGCAGCACATTTCCGGGATTCGGGATATTGATGCCTACAGCAAACGGTATCCGTCGATGACGTATTTGCTTGGAAGCAAAGAAAAAGAGTAATCAGGCGCGATGATTGACCAGCAAAAAAACAGTTGCCATTGGTCTATATGTAGCTTTTCTGCCGGAGTCGGCAAGCTAATGCTTACCGGCTAGGCAAGTGTAGCATGCTGGCAGAAAAGCTGAGTTCATTCTTTGTTAGGCTTATTGCTACACTATTATATCTTGATAATCAACACTCATAAGGAGTGACAAACGATGCTCACTGTTGCGATGCCGAAAGGGCGTATTTTCGAAGAAGCGGTCGATCTGCTTCGCAAAGCGGATTACACGCTCCCTCCGGAATTTGCCGAGTCAAGAAAACTAATGATTGAAGTTCCGAAAGAAAACATGCGCTTTATTCTCGCCAAGCCGATGGACGTCGTCACCTATGTGGAACATGGGGTGGCCGATTTAGGCATTGCCGGTAAAGACGTGATGATGGAAGAAGAGCGCGATGTGTACGAGCTGTTAGATTTAAAGATTAGCAAATGTCATTTAGCGGTGGCAGGATTGCCGGGTGTGCGCATGAATCAAATCGCGCCGCGCGTAGCGACGAAATACCCAAATATCGCCTCTAGCTATTTTCGCGAACAAGGCGAGCAAGTCGAAATTATTCGGTTGAATGGCTCCATTGAGCTGGCGCCGTTAATCGGTCTTGCCGACCGCATTGTCGATATTGTCTCAACCGGACGGACGCTGAAAGAAAACGGGCTGGTAGAATTGGAGAAAATCGCTGATGTCACATCGCGATTAATCGTCAACCCGGTCAGCTACCGCATGAAAGACGAAGCGGTTGATGAGCTAGTTCATCGTTTATCCGAAGTCATTCCGCAATGAAGGAGAGAGCAAACGTGAAAATCGAACGAGTGACAAACCGTGTATCACTGCGCCGTACGATTGAATCAGGGACGGAAGAACAGCGCAGTAAGGTTCTGGAGATTATTGCCGATGTGCGCGCTCGCGGTGATGAAGCGCTAAAAAGTTATACGGAAAAATTCGATGGCGTCCGCCTTGATTCGCTGTGCGTGACAGACGAAGAAATCAAAAGGGCGTATCAGAACGTAAGCGCAGAAGTGCTTCGGATCATCCAAGAGGCGGCGGAAAACATTCGCGATTATCATGAGCGTCAAAAGAGAGAGTCATGGATCATGACAAAAGAAGACGGCACGATGCTCGGTCAGAAAATAACGCCGCTTGATGCGGTTGGACTGTACGTTCCAGGCGGGACAGCCGCCTACCCGTCATCGGTGCTTATGAATGTCATTCCTGCTCAAGTGGCAG is a window encoding:
- the hisG gene encoding ATP phosphoribosyltransferase, giving the protein MLTVAMPKGRIFEEAVDLLRKADYTLPPEFAESRKLMIEVPKENMRFILAKPMDVVTYVEHGVADLGIAGKDVMMEEERDVYELLDLKISKCHLAVAGLPGVRMNQIAPRVATKYPNIASSYFREQGEQVEIIRLNGSIELAPLIGLADRIVDIVSTGRTLKENGLVELEKIADVTSRLIVNPVSYRMKDEAVDELVHRLSEVIPQ
- a CDS encoding ATP phosphoribosyltransferase regulatory subunit translates to MSKKLFMFEKPLGMRDTLPFLYEMKKRVRQAMADEIEKWGYEFIETPTLEYYETVGSVSAIADHRLFKLLDQQGHTLVLRPDMTAPIARLAASRLYKDGNPLRLAYNANVFRAQQHEGGRPAEFEQIGVECIGDGTIAADAEVISLMIAMLKRAGLQHFTVTIGHIGYVNALFLEILGNEERASVLRRFLYEKNYVGYREHVQSLPLSSIDQKRLLQLLSLRGCGMMLEEAKEVIHCEEGKRAAEELDSLLRALNMYGVADEVKFDLTLVSHMSYYTGILFEVYAEQVGFPIGNGGRYDDLLEKFARKAPATGFGIRVDRLIEALGESEAEPNIECIVFSQERFAEAIELAVAKRREGKRVVLQHISGIRDIDAYSKRYPSMTYLLGSKEKE